In Prochlorococcus marinus XMU1406, the genomic stretch TCCATCATTTTATTAATTTCAGGATCCTTAATCTCTAATTGATCATTGCTTTTTTCTTCTTCAAATAGAATTTTACTTTTAAATTTACTTTTTAATTCTAAAAATAATCGATCACTCATTTTTTGTCCTATACCAGGTACGGAACAAATTAATTTTTTGTTTTGAGTTTTTATTGCATTGATTACTTCTTTAATAGAAAATTTATTTAATATCCCCATACTAATTTGAGAACCAATACCTCGAATATTTAAAATTTCGATAAAGAAATTCTTTTGTTCCTTTGACGTAAAGCCAAATAATAAATCTGAATCTTCTTTCTTAATATGTTTTATCCAAAGTGTTATGTTTTCATTAGATACCTGATTTGTTTTTAATTTGAGAAAGAAGGATTCTAGTATTTGTATTTCGTATCCTAATCCTTGACAATTTATTAAAATAAAAAATTTTTGATTAGTTTGCCATAATTCAACCAACTCTCCACTTATCCAACTAATCAATTAACCACCATCCACCTGACATCCAATTAGAGCTCCTGCTGTCCCGCCAGCAGGTACAGCCCAAAATCTGTCTTTTCCTCTAGAGGAGGACAGAGCTATACCAGCACCAAGAATTCCACCAATAACAGATCCTTCACTACAGTCATTATCATCAATTTTTTCAGCTTTGCTTTGACCTCCGCAAGGTATTACAACATCTACTTCATAACTTTTTACGTAGCCTGGGTTTGATTTTGTTCCAGGAATGTACTCCTCCCTATATTCAGTTCTTGTACAGGTTACTGACTTTGGGGTTGTTGCATTAACTTTAATAATAGGAGAAAAACAAAGTAATAAAACTAAATAGAAAAATTTCAATTTTTTATATTCCAATAATTATATTCTATGTCCTTTTGATTATTTTGCTAGTGGAAATAATAGTTCCTAATAAAACTAGTGAGGCGCCTAATAAAAAATTTATGTTTATTATTTCACGAAAAAACAAAATCCCCCAAAGTGACCCGAATAAAACTTGCAAATAGTTAATTGTTGAAGCTTCAGAGGCAGGTAAATTTTTTAATCCTATAGTTAAAAAAGTCTGACCTAATTGAGTAAATAAGCCAATGCCAATTATCCAAACTAATTCATTCCAATTAGGGGTAACCCAGTTAATTAAAACAATTGGAGATAAAGTTATAAATGAAACAAGTGGAAAATATTCAATAATTACATAAACATCTTCAGTATATGAAAGTTTTTTTACTGTAACGTAAGCTAATGCAGTGCAAATTGCACCGAGAAATGCTATTGAAATCGAAACATTTTGAATCTCAACGTTTATATTTGATAATTGACTTGGGTTTAATATTACTAATATTCCAATCCAGCCAATAATTAAAGCAAAAACTATATTCCGAGTTATTTTTTCGTTTATAAATATTCCAGCAAATATAGATATAAAAATAGGATATGTGTACTGAATGACAGTAGATATACTTAGAGGCATATTTCTTATCGCATAAAAAATACAAATTAAAGCTAAAGTTCCTAAAACACCTCTTAAGATAAGTAATTGTTTATTCTTGCCCCAAGGATTTATATTTTTTAGTTTAATTATGAATAATGTAATCATTAAACTTAATAATGATCTAAATAAAACTAATTCATAAATAGGTATCCTTTTATCAATATTTTTTACGCACAAAGTCATCAAACTAAAGAAGAATGAGGCTAATATCAAATTAAATTTATTAAATGAATTAAATTTTTTTTCTAATTCTGTGATATTTATCATTTAAAAAATACTTTTATTGTGAAATTAAGTAGATTCTTATTCGATTTTGACTTATAACAAATAAATCATTATATATTTTTTGATAATAATCTCAATGGTTCATTCTATACACCCAAGAACTATTCAAGAGGTTAAGGAAAAGGCAGATATTGTTGACGTTATATCTGAACATATTGTTCTTAAGAAGAAAGGCAAGGAATTTGTAGGGATTTGTCCTTTTCATGATGATACTAAGCCATCTATGACAGTATCTCCAAGTAAACAATTCTATTATTGTTTTTCCTGTGGTGCTGGTGGAAACTCTATTAAATTTTTAATGGAATTTACTCGTGCAAATTTTTCTGATGTTGTGCTTTCTCTTGCTAAGAAAAATAATATTAATGTTGAAAATCTTGAGGGCCCCCAAGTAGAAGCTTACAAAAAACAATTATCTAGAAAGGAGGAGCTTTATAAAATATTAAGATTAACTAAAAATTGGTTTAAGTCTCAATTAAATAATTCTCTAGGTGTTGAAGCCATGAGATATTTATCATCCAAAAGAAACTTGAGTAATAAAATTATTGATGACTTTGAATTGGGTTTTGCCCCAAATTCATGGAATGATTTATTTAATTATCTATCCAAGGTAGAAAAATTTCCTATTAATCAAATATTGGCTTCAGGTCTAGCAATTTCTAAAGATAATTCTGATAAGATATATGACCGTTTTAGAAATAGATTAATCGTTCCAATACATGATATGCAGGGACGAGTAGTTGCCTTTGGTGGGAGATCTCTTGATGGACAGGAACCCAAATATCTTAATTCTCCTGAATCAGAGATATTTGAAAAAGGCAAAATGTTATTTGCATTTGAAAAAGCATCAAGCAATATAAGAAAAAGAGATAAAGCTATTATTGTTGAAGGATATTTTGATGTAATTTCTCTTCATTCAAAAGGTATTGCTAATTCTGTAGCTTCCCTAGGTACCGCATTAAATAAGTATCAAATCTCCCAACTATGTAGATGTACAGATAATAAAAATATAATATTGAATTTTGATTCTGATAATGCGGGAATATTAGCTACAAAAAGAGTAATAAAAGAAGTCGAAAGCTTATCTCTCCATGATCAAATTAATCTAAAGATACTTCAACTTAATGATTTTAAAGATCCTGACGAATTTTTGAATAGTCATACTCGAGAAGATTATTTTAACTTAATTGATAATTCATCCTTTTGGATTGATTGGGAGATTGATCAGATTTTTAAAGATAAAGATTTAACTAAGTCTGAAAATTTCCAGAGTGTTATTTCTTTATTGGTGAAATTGTTGAGTAAATTACCTCAATCATCAACTAGAACACATTACTTACAAAAAGTTTCCGAACGATTGAGTAAGGGGCAAGCAAGGTTAGCGATACAGTTTGAACAAGATTTACGAAATCAAGTTAAGGGATTTCGTTGGCATGGTAGATCAAAAAAATTCGAACAACCAAATGAAATTTCTCGGCGTGAAAAAAATGAATCTGAAATAATTTTTTATTATTTGCATTGTCCGGATCTTCGGCTTTTTATTCGTGATGAATTTCTGAAACGAGAAATTAATGGTTTTAATACAAAATTTATTCAAAATTTATGGGAAACTATCTCAAAAATTGAACAAAATAATTTGGGTTTAAATTATTTAAATGAATTAAAACAATCAAATAGTCAAATTACTCTAAAAGAGTTTTCTGCCCTTAACCTAATATCTCTTCTGCCTGACTACTTAGCTCTTAATAATCCTGATTCATCAAACAAAATTAATAATTTTGTTAACCCAAATGAATTATTTTTAACATTGCTTAGTAATCCTAAAGATAATTTGCTTGGAACTTTATCACTTCTTGAGAAATATAATTCTTTAAAAAGATGTAGACACTTGATCGAATCTTGGGGATCTCAAAGATTAAAAACTTTAGAGAATTGTATATCTATATTGATTGATAATCCCTCTTCAGGTTTATCAGACAATAATAATCAAGAGATAGATGATCTTTTTAAGGATTTAAACTCAGATGCTATTAAATTTCAGGAATTATATTACTTAGAAAGACAGCATATAAATTTTTTAGATAAACAACGCTGCGGAGATTTTATTGCTAGTTAACATGTTTTATTTAAATTTATAGGCAGTATTTTTTTATCATATTTTTTACCTTTTTAGGCTTGTCTTCAAGAATATAAGCTTCTACTTCTTTTGCATAAGTTCCAGAAAAATTGGAAGTAGAGAACTCTAATGATTTCCTCTTACTTTGATGTAATTTACCTTCTAAATTTTTTATATCACCTACGGTCTTATTGTTGTTACATTTTTGAATAGCATGAGTAGCTTCATGTCTTAATGCTTTTCTTATTGCCAATTCTGTTTTGAAGTTATCTTTTTTTGGTAGTTTCTTTTCATTTCTATAATTTGTTTTTCTTTTTGCATTTTCAGTACATATTATTATTTTATTTTCTACAAAATTATGTAGTCCTTTTATTTCTTTATTTAAGAGACATTCAATTTTATTTTCTTCAACTATGTAGTTTGCTTTTATTAATAATTCAAGAATCTCTTTATCTAATTTGCTTAAAAATATAATAAATTCCATGTTTTTTTATTTTACTATAGTTGGGATCTGGTCTATATCAGTTGTAGATGAGCGACTTAAGAAATTCTTATTCATCGTCCAACTTTTTGGTTTTTTTGTAATCGCCCATGTAATTGCATTGTTATTAAATCTTTTATTTAATAGATCAATAGTTCTCATTAGATTTGCTGATTTTTTCAGGTCTTTCTGAGATTTGTAATTGATAACTGATTGCTGTAAATATTCGCTATTGGTTAAATCCTGCATTAAAACACCAGCTTTTGAAAATTTATATTCGGGATTATAAATTTCTTTAGATAATTCAACTACTATTTTTAAAATGCTGTTTGTGTCGTCTGTTGCATTTGCAAGTTTTCTATGAACGCTTCTTTGATAATTTTGGCTTGAATATTTACTGGTTCTGGCAAATACTCTAATATCAGATGATTGCAAATTCTGACTTCTCATTTTTTCAGATGCTTTTATTGCGTGAGTCGCCAGTGCTTGAGTTAAGTCTTCTAATTTTGTGACAGGAGTACCGAAACTCCTGCTTACCTGAATTTCTTTTTTTGATTTCTTGTTTTTTTCTATAGGTAGACATCTATAACCTTTCAGTTCTAATTGCAATCTTTTTCCTACTATGCCTAATTTCTTAATGATTTCATTTTCTTCCATATCTCTTAATTCTTTTGCATTTTTAATACCTTTACTTTGCAACCAATTAGAGGTTTGTTTCCCGACTCCCCATATCTTATCTACGCTAATTCTTTTTAAATAATTATTCTCATTTCTGG encodes the following:
- a CDS encoding DMT family transporter; the encoded protein is MINITELEKKFNSFNKFNLILASFFFSLMTLCVKNIDKRIPIYELVLFRSLLSLMITLFIIKLKNINPWGKNKQLLILRGVLGTLALICIFYAIRNMPLSISTVIQYTYPIFISIFAGIFINEKITRNIVFALIIGWIGILVILNPSQLSNINVEIQNVSISIAFLGAICTALAYVTVKKLSYTEDVYVIIEYFPLVSFITLSPIVLINWVTPNWNELVWIIGIGLFTQLGQTFLTIGLKNLPASEASTINYLQVLFGSLWGILFFREIININFLLGASLVLLGTIISTSKIIKRT
- the ruvA gene encoding Holliday junction branch migration protein RuvA encodes the protein MISWISGELVELWQTNQKFFILINCQGLGYEIQILESFFLKLKTNQVSNENITLWIKHIKKEDSDLLFGFTSKEQKNFFIEILNIRGIGSQISMGILNKFSIKEVINAIKTQNKKLICSVPGIGQKMSDRLFLELKSKFKSKILFEEEKSNDQLEIKDPEINKMMEDLQLTLQSLNYKNKEINTILPIIIKEVDLPAKKENNLSFENLLKLAMNYLDKGSSNLAR
- a CDS encoding glycine zipper 2TM domain-containing protein gives rise to the protein MKFFYLVLLLCFSPIIKVNATTPKSVTCTRTEYREEYIPGTKSNPGYVKSYEVDVVIPCGGQSKAEKIDDNDCSEGSVIGGILGAGIALSSSRGKDRFWAVPAGGTAGALIGCQVDGG
- a CDS encoding serine hydroxymethyltransferase is translated as MEFIIFLSKLDKEILELLIKANYIVEENKIECLLNKEIKGLHNFVENKIIICTENAKRKTNYRNEKKLPKKDNFKTELAIRKALRHEATHAIQKCNNNKTVGDIKNLEGKLHQSKRKSLEFSTSNFSGTYAKEVEAYILEDKPKKVKNMIKKYCL
- a CDS encoding Y-family DNA polymerase, which translates into the protein MRISSIDAIALIDANNFYASCEQNINPHLRNKPVVILSNNDGCIIARSPEARALKIKMGTPYFKVKEKLNNLDVAVLSSNYSLYGDMSRRLMNLLKNYCEQIEIYSIDEAFVSISRPNDKNLYPWARNIRSLIYQNLGITITVGIGENKVRAKIANKLAKNIDYSAGIFDLARTRNENNYLKRISVDKIWGVGKQTSNWLQSKGIKNAKELRDMEENEIIKKLGIVGKRLQLELKGYRCLPIEKNKKSKKEIQVSRSFGTPVTKLEDLTQALATHAIKASEKMRSQNLQSSDIRVFARTSKYSSQNYQRSVHRKLANATDDTNSILKIVVELSKEIYNPEYKFSKAGVLMQDLTNSEYLQQSVINYKSQKDLKKSANLMRTIDLLNKRFNNNAITWAITKKPKSWTMNKNFLSRSSTTDIDQIPTIVK
- the dnaG gene encoding DNA primase, translating into MVHSIHPRTIQEVKEKADIVDVISEHIVLKKKGKEFVGICPFHDDTKPSMTVSPSKQFYYCFSCGAGGNSIKFLMEFTRANFSDVVLSLAKKNNINVENLEGPQVEAYKKQLSRKEELYKILRLTKNWFKSQLNNSLGVEAMRYLSSKRNLSNKIIDDFELGFAPNSWNDLFNYLSKVEKFPINQILASGLAISKDNSDKIYDRFRNRLIVPIHDMQGRVVAFGGRSLDGQEPKYLNSPESEIFEKGKMLFAFEKASSNIRKRDKAIIVEGYFDVISLHSKGIANSVASLGTALNKYQISQLCRCTDNKNIILNFDSDNAGILATKRVIKEVESLSLHDQINLKILQLNDFKDPDEFLNSHTREDYFNLIDNSSFWIDWEIDQIFKDKDLTKSENFQSVISLLVKLLSKLPQSSTRTHYLQKVSERLSKGQARLAIQFEQDLRNQVKGFRWHGRSKKFEQPNEISRREKNESEIIFYYLHCPDLRLFIRDEFLKREINGFNTKFIQNLWETISKIEQNNLGLNYLNELKQSNSQITLKEFSALNLISLLPDYLALNNPDSSNKINNFVNPNELFLTLLSNPKDNLLGTLSLLEKYNSLKRCRHLIESWGSQRLKTLENCISILIDNPSSGLSDNNNQEIDDLFKDLNSDAIKFQELYYLERQHINFLDKQRCGDFIAS